One Acetobacterium sp. KB-1 DNA segment encodes these proteins:
- the brxC gene encoding BREX system P-loop protein BrxC, which yields MRIADMFVKPIDRDIKGVIKVGQDDDANIYQELDEYVVTKELQKHFRSFFESYKNGISGHTDKMGVWISGFFGSGKSHFLKILSYLLENKDVNGKKAVEFFTDGSKLDDSLIMANIRLAENVPCDVILFNIDSKSESNSKSAKDAIMDVFMKVFNEMQGFCGSLPFLADLERKLADDGNFDSFKTAYLEAYGNTWEDTREDFYFIQDELVAVLAKQGIMSEEAARTWCEKSADTYTLSIEKFASLIRQYCHKKGSNHHVVFMVDEIGQYIAEDPRLMLNLQTVTENLGTACGGKAWVVVTSQQDIDSVVAVKGNDFSKIQGRFDTRLSLSSSNVDEVIRKRILEKNQAGMVTLQLYYDQKESIIKNLIIFSGEVEKKLYRDRDEFAGVYPFIPYQFNLLGQVLTAIRTHSASGKHLAEGERSMIALFKESAMSLMEEAEGAIVPFYTFYNALDQFIDHTHRIVIKQAEENTLLESQDVELLKILFMIKHVKEIKANTENLTTLMVSNVDDDRINLRKKVEVSLGRLITQTLVQKNGDIYMFLTNEEQDINRAIQNETVEMGEIINEAAAIIFQEIIKENKYRYNNRYHFPYNQIVDGRYFKNNQSEEMAVHIITPYHEEDYKTETLRMLSAQKPQVLVQLPGDATFLDEIMETLKISKFMTKQGVALEKNFGSIKRAKQDELIEKKQRIRIFIEEAIKNAAIYVSGDKTNIPAKDPESRISDGLAKLVNTRYNKLYYMETQPLASDIEQIFKSTNQLSMGTTTAPAANNLALEDLLNAIELLSRHTKISLKSLIKHFSEAPYGFIDWDVRWLAAMLFKQGKASLILNSETLSPVETDPKELVKVMTKLEFADKLLIKKREHPTVTQIKSVKEVMKGLFAMTAIDDEEDTIMKTFKARAISKLREIDALLIEYRFEKRYPGKSVLLNGKAMLESILTIKNALIFFKHVHDQRDDLLDLGDDLEPIISFFNSEQKKILKTAFKYMDIYENSKNYIVDEELKDTIEEIRLVAKKPSPYNAIFKLPDALSRYAKRHSALIAVEVEPIRELVLNDEREVLAQLTPTEVKEKFESHYLKIFRELIDKLEGSNEIATVKNIRYESETLKERFTHEIVAYKNTLVVVYPPSESGEVAVNEPPEIIKTTKIVKLKTMKIPTTVTIETESDVEAFIQTVKSELLNELNRSDDTIINLTI from the coding sequence ATGCGTATTGCAGATATGTTTGTCAAACCCATTGATCGGGACATTAAAGGAGTCATTAAAGTCGGCCAGGACGACGATGCCAACATTTATCAGGAACTGGATGAATATGTAGTGACCAAAGAGTTGCAAAAACACTTCCGCAGCTTTTTCGAAAGCTACAAAAACGGCATTTCCGGCCATACTGATAAGATGGGGGTTTGGATTTCCGGCTTCTTTGGTTCGGGTAAGTCCCACTTTCTTAAGATTTTATCCTATCTGCTGGAAAACAAAGACGTCAACGGGAAAAAAGCCGTTGAGTTTTTTACCGATGGCAGCAAGTTAGACGATTCGCTGATTATGGCAAACATCCGTCTGGCCGAAAATGTGCCTTGCGACGTGATCCTCTTTAATATCGATTCTAAAAGTGAGTCCAACTCTAAATCCGCCAAAGATGCCATCATGGATGTCTTCATGAAGGTTTTTAACGAGATGCAGGGTTTCTGCGGTTCACTCCCCTTTCTGGCCGACCTGGAACGCAAACTCGCTGATGACGGAAATTTTGACAGCTTCAAAACCGCCTACCTTGAAGCTTACGGCAACACCTGGGAAGATACCCGGGAAGACTTCTATTTTATCCAGGACGAACTGGTGGCAGTTTTAGCAAAACAGGGGATTATGAGTGAAGAAGCCGCCCGAACCTGGTGTGAAAAATCAGCCGATACTTACACCCTCTCGATCGAAAAATTTGCCAGCCTGATTAGACAGTACTGCCACAAAAAAGGCAGCAATCATCATGTGGTGTTTATGGTTGATGAAATCGGCCAGTACATTGCGGAAGATCCCCGGCTGATGCTTAATCTCCAGACCGTCACCGAAAATCTGGGTACCGCCTGTGGGGGTAAGGCCTGGGTGGTTGTCACCAGTCAGCAGGATATTGATTCGGTGGTAGCTGTTAAGGGCAATGACTTTTCCAAAATTCAGGGCCGTTTTGATACCCGGCTCTCCTTGTCCAGCTCCAACGTGGATGAAGTGATCCGCAAGCGAATTCTTGAAAAAAACCAGGCCGGAATGGTGACTCTTCAGCTTTACTACGACCAAAAAGAATCAATAATCAAAAATCTGATTATCTTTTCCGGAGAAGTGGAAAAGAAACTCTATCGGGACCGGGACGAGTTCGCTGGGGTTTATCCTTTTATCCCCTATCAATTTAATCTGCTGGGCCAGGTTTTAACCGCAATTCGCACTCACAGCGCTTCCGGGAAGCATCTGGCCGAAGGGGAACGCTCGATGATTGCTCTGTTTAAGGAATCAGCCATGTCTCTGATGGAAGAGGCTGAAGGGGCCATTGTGCCTTTTTATACCTTTTACAACGCCTTGGATCAGTTTATCGACCACACCCATCGCATTGTGATTAAGCAGGCCGAAGAAAATACGCTGCTGGAATCCCAGGATGTGGAGTTACTTAAAATTCTCTTTATGATCAAGCACGTCAAAGAAATTAAAGCCAATACCGAAAACCTCACCACCCTGATGGTGTCAAACGTCGACGATGATCGGATCAATTTAAGAAAAAAAGTTGAAGTTTCTCTGGGCCGACTGATCACCCAGACGCTGGTTCAGAAAAATGGTGATATCTATATGTTTTTGACCAACGAAGAGCAGGATATTAACCGGGCGATCCAGAATGAAACGGTGGAAATGGGCGAAATCATCAACGAAGCCGCCGCCATCATCTTCCAGGAAATCATCAAAGAAAACAAGTACCGCTACAATAATCGCTATCATTTTCCCTATAACCAGATTGTCGATGGGCGCTATTTTAAAAACAACCAATCCGAAGAAATGGCGGTTCATATCATTACCCCCTACCATGAGGAGGACTACAAAACGGAAACACTCCGAATGCTGTCCGCCCAGAAACCCCAGGTGCTGGTGCAGCTCCCCGGGGATGCCACCTTTCTGGATGAAATCATGGAGACCTTAAAGATCAGTAAGTTTATGACCAAACAGGGCGTTGCCCTGGAAAAAAACTTTGGCAGCATTAAACGGGCCAAACAGGATGAGTTGATCGAAAAGAAACAGCGGATTCGAATTTTTATCGAAGAAGCCATTAAAAATGCCGCGATCTACGTGTCCGGCGATAAAACCAATATTCCGGCTAAAGACCCGGAAAGTCGGATTAGTGATGGCCTGGCTAAGCTGGTCAATACGCGCTACAATAAGCTTTATTATATGGAAACCCAGCCGCTGGCCTCAGATATTGAGCAGATATTCAAGTCAACCAATCAGCTTTCGATGGGAACAACCACCGCTCCGGCAGCCAATAATCTGGCCCTGGAAGATCTATTAAATGCCATTGAGCTACTGTCCCGGCACACCAAAATTTCATTAAAATCGCTGATTAAACATTTTTCCGAGGCTCCTTATGGGTTTATTGACTGGGATGTACGGTGGCTGGCGGCGATGCTCTTTAAGCAGGGAAAGGCCAGCCTGATTTTAAACAGCGAAACCCTGTCCCCGGTGGAAACGGACCCCAAAGAGTTGGTAAAGGTGATGACTAAACTTGAGTTTGCCGACAAACTTTTAATAAAAAAGCGGGAACATCCCACCGTCACCCAGATTAAATCGGTCAAAGAGGTGATGAAGGGTCTTTTTGCGATGACTGCCATTGATGATGAAGAGGACACCATCATGAAAACCTTCAAAGCAAGAGCGATCAGCAAATTAAGAGAAATCGATGCTCTTTTAATTGAATACCGGTTTGAAAAACGCTATCCTGGAAAGTCGGTGCTCTTAAATGGCAAAGCGATGCTGGAATCCATCTTGACGATAAAAAATGCTCTAATATTTTTTAAACATGTCCATGATCAGCGGGATGACCTCCTGGATCTGGGCGATGATCTGGAACCGATTATCAGCTTTTTTAACAGCGAACAGAAAAAGATTCTCAAAACGGCCTTTAAATATATGGATATCTATGAAAACAGCAAAAACTATATTGTCGATGAAGAGCTTAAAGACACTATTGAAGAAATCCGGCTGGTCGCTAAAAAGCCCAGCCCCTACAACGCTATTTTTAAACTGCCAGATGCTTTAAGCCGCTATGCCAAACGACATAGTGCACTGATTGCCGTTGAAGTTGAACCGATTCGGGAGCTTGTTTTAAATGACGAAAGGGAGGTGCTGGCACAGCTCACACCCACTGAAGTTAAAGAGAAATTTGAAAGCCACTATCTCAAAATCTTTCGGGAACTGATCGATAAGCTGGAAGGTTCCAATGAAATTGCCACGGTCAAAAACATCCGTTATGAAAGTGAAACGCTAAAAGAACGGTTTACGCATGAGATTGTCGCCTATAAAAATACCTTGGTGGTGGTTTATCCACCGTCGGAGTCGGGTGAGGTAGCGGTGAATGAACCGCCGGAGATCATTAAAACAACTAAAATCGTCAAGCTTAAAACGATGAAAATTCCTACCACCGTCACCATCGAAACTGAAAGCGATGTGGAAGCCTTTATCCAGACCGTTAAAAGCGAATTATTAAACGAACTCAACCGCAGTGATGATACGATCATCAATCTGACCATTTAA
- a CDS encoding DUF1788 domain-containing protein translates to MKKIEIRLEQIEAKITNDDFLKNKGLGNEVGYYIFDYPPQDELRVRQHIADLKAKINQSTSGLKIVEYDLYKLVIAVLKERGYLEKCFQFEKAKGLDYTYEAIIKMLRLTSKTNLLVNHIIEHTPPHSVVFITGVGKCYPIVRSHNVLNNLHQVLDSVPVVMFFPGIYSGQDLQLFGTIKDDNYYRAFKLI, encoded by the coding sequence ATGAAAAAAATCGAAATCCGATTAGAGCAAATTGAGGCAAAAATCACCAATGATGATTTTTTAAAAAACAAGGGCCTGGGCAATGAAGTGGGCTACTACATCTTTGACTATCCCCCTCAGGACGAACTAAGGGTCAGGCAGCATATTGCCGATCTCAAAGCAAAAATCAATCAATCAACCAGCGGCCTAAAGATTGTGGAATACGATCTTTATAAACTGGTGATTGCGGTATTAAAAGAACGGGGCTATCTGGAAAAATGTTTCCAGTTCGAAAAAGCAAAAGGCCTGGACTATACCTATGAGGCCATTATCAAAATGCTTCGCCTCACTAGTAAGACCAATCTGCTGGTCAACCATATTATTGAGCATACCCCGCCCCATTCGGTAGTCTTTATTACTGGGGTGGGAAAATGCTATCCCATTGTCCGCTCCCACAATGTGCTGAACAATCTTCATCAGGTACTGGACTCCGTGCCAGTGGTGATGTTTTTCCCCGGTATTTATTCCGGCCAGGATTTACAGCTCTTTGGCACCATTAAAGATGATAATTACTACCGGGCCTTCAAACTCATTTGA
- a CDS encoding DUF1819 family protein translates to MKYSAGMVSSLFWLSETRKTAKLLMVGNDVQAIRVLAQTENIYQVKNETRARKIANVIVKRLKSLPDDYLKFIVTGDIGTAKLIILISIMKTDLLFFEFIHQVYRLAIRLGEMAITDRSINNFFDEKKRQSETVAVWTETTTQKLKQQYIKNLLEAGVIQIVTGQRKIIIPLVDYNLRKQLEDHGFTPYLNAITGEA, encoded by the coding sequence ATGAAATACAGCGCCGGAATGGTTTCTAGCCTGTTTTGGCTCAGTGAAACCCGAAAAACTGCCAAGCTTTTAATGGTCGGGAATGACGTTCAGGCGATTCGGGTTCTCGCCCAGACAGAAAATATTTATCAGGTAAAAAACGAAACCCGGGCCCGTAAAATAGCTAACGTCATCGTGAAGCGTCTAAAAAGCCTGCCCGATGATTATTTGAAATTCATCGTAACCGGTGATATTGGCACCGCCAAGCTGATTATTCTGATTAGCATTATGAAGACCGATCTGCTTTTTTTTGAGTTTATTCATCAGGTTTATCGGCTGGCGATACGCTTAGGTGAGATGGCCATCACTGATCGGTCCATTAACAACTTTTTTGATGAAAAGAAACGGCAAAGTGAAACGGTAGCAGTTTGGACCGAAACGACCACCCAAAAATTAAAGCAGCAATATATAAAAAACCTTCTCGAAGCCGGGGTGATCCAAATCGTAACCGGCCAACGAAAAATCATTATCCCCCTGGTTGACTACAACTTGAGAAAACAACTGGAAGATCATGGCTTCACACCCTATTTGAATGCCATAACCGGAGAGGCCTAA
- the guaA gene encoding glutamine-hydrolyzing GMP synthase has protein sequence MITKHYQDEIILIVDFGAQYNQLIARRVREARVYSEVVPYDITPAEIRKKNPKGIIFTGGPSSVHEAGAPLCDPEIYNMGIPILGICYGAQLMAEQLKGITDSADIREYGKKALKFETDSVLFKDIPDGSTCWMSHTNYIQTIPEGFCITATTDSCPTGAMECQERKLYAVQFHPEVEHTKYGKEVLNNFIYHVCGCEGLWTMHNFAQEQIEAIKKQVGDRRVLCALSGGVDSSVAATLVHKAIGDKLTCIFVDHGLLRKDEGDQVEAIFKKRFHMNFIRVNCEERFLGKLAGVSDPEQKRKIIGTEFIRVFEEESSKLNDIDFLLQGTIYPDVIESGTKNAAVIKSHHNVGGLPDDVDFELIEPLRNLFKDEVRAVGEEIGLDHDLVWRQPFPGPGLAIRVMGDITKEKLEILKEADFVFRDEIAKAGLDEEIWQYFAVLPGNRSVGVMGDERTYDYTIGLRAVTSVDGMTSDWARIPYDVLENISTRIVNEVKHVSRIVYDITSKPPSTIEWE, from the coding sequence ATGATAACAAAGCATTACCAAGATGAAATCATCCTCATTGTGGATTTTGGAGCACAATACAATCAACTCATCGCCCGACGAGTTCGTGAAGCCAGAGTATATTCTGAGGTTGTTCCTTATGATATTACCCCCGCTGAGATTCGCAAGAAAAATCCCAAGGGGATTATCTTCACTGGTGGACCGTCTAGTGTCCATGAAGCAGGAGCACCTCTTTGTGATCCGGAAATTTATAACATGGGGATTCCTATTTTAGGGATCTGCTATGGCGCGCAGTTAATGGCTGAGCAATTAAAAGGCATCACTGATTCGGCCGATATTCGGGAGTATGGTAAAAAAGCCCTGAAATTTGAAACAGACTCCGTGCTGTTTAAAGATATTCCTGATGGATCGACCTGTTGGATGAGTCACACGAACTATATCCAGACGATCCCGGAAGGATTCTGCATCACTGCGACGACTGATTCCTGTCCGACTGGAGCCATGGAATGCCAGGAACGCAAGCTCTATGCAGTACAATTCCATCCCGAAGTGGAACATACCAAATATGGTAAAGAAGTTTTAAATAACTTTATCTATCATGTCTGCGGATGTGAAGGTTTATGGACTATGCATAACTTTGCTCAGGAACAGATTGAAGCCATCAAGAAGCAGGTTGGCGATCGTCGGGTGTTATGCGCCCTTAGTGGCGGGGTGGATTCTTCCGTTGCGGCAACCCTGGTTCATAAGGCCATTGGGGACAAGTTGACCTGTATTTTTGTGGATCATGGTCTGCTTCGCAAAGATGAAGGCGATCAGGTTGAAGCGATCTTTAAGAAGCGCTTTCATATGAACTTTATCCGGGTGAACTGCGAAGAACGTTTCCTTGGTAAACTGGCAGGTGTCAGTGATCCGGAGCAAAAACGAAAAATTATTGGAACGGAGTTTATCCGTGTCTTTGAAGAAGAATCAAGTAAATTAAACGATATCGATTTTCTGCTACAGGGAACCATCTATCCTGATGTCATCGAAAGCGGTACCAAAAATGCAGCGGTCATCAAAAGTCACCACAACGTTGGCGGACTGCCGGATGATGTCGATTTTGAACTAATTGAACCCCTGAGAAACCTGTTTAAAGATGAGGTTCGGGCTGTCGGGGAAGAAATTGGTCTGGATCACGATCTGGTCTGGCGGCAACCCTTCCCGGGGCCAGGTCTGGCCATTCGAGTCATGGGCGATATCACCAAAGAAAAACTGGAGATCTTAAAAGAAGCCGATTTTGTCTTCCGGGACGAAATCGCTAAAGCCGGTCTGGATGAAGAAATCTGGCAATACTTTGCGGTATTGCCGGGAAACCGCAGTGTTGGGGTTATGGGTGATGAACGAACCTATGACTACACCATCGGCCTGCGCGCCGTGACCTCAGTTGACGGGATGACCTCCGACTGGGCCCGCATTCCCTATGATGTTTTAGAAAACATCTCCACCCGTATTGTCAATGAAGTGAAGCACGTCAGTCGAATTGTTTATGACATCACGAGCAAACCGCCTTCGACGATTGAGTGGGAGTAA
- the guaB gene encoding IMP dehydrogenase translates to MEKILKEGITFDDVLLIPGKSEVLPGDVNTGTHLTKKIALNIPIMSAGMDTVTEGRLAIAMAREGGIGIIHKNMTIEEQAFEIDKVKRSENGVIVDPFFLSPEHNIGDALELMSRYRISGVPITIEGKLVGIITNRDLRFESDPKKKIKDAMTKDNLVTAEEGTTLEKAEAILKQYKIEKLPIVDSENNLKGLITIKDIEKSIKYPNAAKDYRGRLIVGGAVGISSNTFERVAALVKAQADVIVVDTAHGHSIGVIKTVAAIKEKYPDVQLIVGNIATGAAAKDLIKAGVDALKVGIGPGSICTTRVVAGIGVPQITAILDVVEVAKEHGIPVIADGGIKYSGDVVKAIGAGADVVMIGSLFAGTDESPGETIIYQGRSFKTYRGMGSLGAMKDGSSDRYFQEGQKKLVPEGVEGKVPYKGPLADTVYQLVGGLRSGMGYCGSATIKDLREKSQFIKITSAGLIESHPHDISITKESPNYNSAQF, encoded by the coding sequence TTGGAGAAGATATTAAAGGAAGGCATTACCTTTGATGATGTATTGTTAATCCCGGGGAAATCAGAAGTGTTACCAGGCGACGTCAACACCGGCACCCATCTGACAAAAAAAATTGCGCTGAATATTCCGATTATGAGCGCCGGTATGGATACGGTTACCGAGGGACGACTGGCGATTGCCATGGCGAGAGAAGGCGGCATCGGGATTATTCACAAGAATATGACCATTGAAGAGCAGGCTTTTGAAATTGATAAGGTTAAACGTTCAGAAAACGGGGTTATCGTGGATCCGTTTTTCCTGTCACCAGAACATAATATCGGTGATGCGCTGGAGCTGATGTCCCGTTATCGGATTTCCGGCGTTCCGATTACGATTGAAGGAAAATTGGTCGGAATCATCACCAACCGGGACCTGCGTTTTGAAAGTGATCCTAAAAAGAAAATCAAAGACGCGATGACGAAAGATAATCTGGTAACGGCGGAAGAGGGGACTACTCTGGAAAAAGCCGAGGCCATTTTAAAACAATACAAGATCGAAAAGCTGCCAATTGTGGACTCTGAAAATAATTTAAAAGGTTTGATCACCATTAAAGACATTGAAAAGAGTATTAAGTATCCAAACGCCGCTAAAGACTATCGGGGGCGGCTGATCGTTGGTGGTGCTGTCGGAATTAGCAGTAACACCTTTGAACGGGTAGCAGCACTGGTAAAAGCTCAGGCTGATGTCATCGTGGTGGATACTGCTCATGGTCACTCTATCGGTGTTATTAAAACGGTCGCAGCAATCAAGGAAAAATATCCTGATGTTCAGCTCATCGTGGGAAACATTGCGACTGGAGCCGCCGCTAAAGACTTAATTAAAGCAGGCGTCGATGCCCTTAAGGTTGGGATTGGCCCCGGTTCCATTTGTACGACTCGGGTTGTGGCCGGGATTGGCGTGCCCCAAATCACCGCGATCTTAGATGTGGTTGAAGTCGCCAAAGAACATGGTATCCCTGTCATTGCCGATGGTGGGATTAAGTATTCAGGGGATGTGGTTAAAGCCATTGGTGCTGGTGCTGATGTGGTTATGATCGGGAGTCTTTTTGCCGGCACCGATGAAAGCCCGGGAGAAACCATAATTTACCAGGGTCGCAGCTTTAAAACCTATCGGGGGATGGGATCTTTAGGCGCCATGAAAGATGGCAGCTCGGATCGCTATTTCCAGGAAGGCCAGAAAAAATTGGTTCCCGAAGGCGTTGAAGGTAAGGTTCCCTACAAAGGACCGCTAGCCGATACCGTCTACCAATTGGTGGGTGGTCTTCGTTCGGGAATGGGTTATTGTGGATCGGCGACGATTAAAGATTTAAGAGAAAAATCGCAGTTTATAAAAATAACCAGTGCGGGTTTGATTGAAAGTCACCCCCACGATATTTCCATCACCAAAGAATCACCTAACTACAATAGCGCTCAATTTTAG
- a CDS encoding 2-oxo acid dehydrogenase subunit E2 gives MMENEIILPKENLDMAAADREQATKEMTNKDQGEVNREENLEEKLTTVLEALEKNLEEAIKEGIKTEEIKTEEIKEQPAEVIPGIIKDEEIKESQEISDAPDPRAGKLRATPAARRIAREFKVELQKVTGSGPNGRIETDDVKKLVVIQPGTFEYKSKEPVVIKTNLDNIVGNPKNLFSTPVKLEAIPEKAPRPRKKLKEMNHKIEKVPNPALDFVPFVDEDDERLKAEEAEVVTKISELDFVPFVDLKAEPLREEIIVKPTPMHLLYESEQEDLKRKSRGQQKRKPVQDESKATETSEQVVAEPTPEEKNTECQSSNIQAPELKENQPAHVLLETDEKEVLEPKVTEPKVTEPEKVKQMVEQKIEPEAAVAIVEKTDEIIESPAEISGATVQELTEEPEITKDHHKKNAQESTEKNRVRTVRSKAINRYRIKNNEETPVISLTTEIDMTEIKELRKKITKKIEEQARYRCTYTDFLLLATSRALVTHPLINARREDDAVVAHAHVNMGLTVEAEHGFIVPVIPNTQSMSFVEIVKSRGDLLKAVKNNHLPEDQNSTFTITNLGMYGIREFTAIINQSNSAILSVGEVVQRIRIHQGEPVVRSVMKISLNLDQRVANGVDGAKFLRDIKADMENPSLLLF, from the coding sequence ATGATGGAAAATGAAATAATCTTACCGAAAGAGAATTTAGATATGGCAGCAGCAGATCGTGAACAAGCAACCAAAGAGATGACAAATAAAGATCAAGGGGAAGTAAACCGGGAAGAAAATCTGGAAGAAAAACTCACTACGGTGCTTGAGGCGCTGGAAAAGAATCTGGAAGAGGCCATTAAAGAAGGTATCAAAACAGAAGAGATCAAAACAGAAGAGATCAAAGAACAACCTGCGGAAGTTATTCCGGGAATCATCAAGGATGAAGAAATAAAAGAGTCACAGGAAATCTCTGATGCGCCAGATCCCCGAGCAGGAAAGCTCAGAGCAACCCCAGCGGCAAGACGAATTGCCCGGGAATTTAAGGTGGAACTTCAAAAGGTCACCGGCAGTGGACCAAATGGAAGGATTGAAACCGATGATGTTAAGAAGCTGGTCGTGATTCAGCCGGGAACCTTTGAGTACAAATCAAAAGAACCGGTGGTAATCAAAACGAACCTGGACAATATCGTTGGGAACCCCAAAAACCTCTTTTCTACACCGGTGAAGCTGGAAGCGATTCCTGAAAAAGCGCCTCGCCCGCGCAAAAAATTAAAAGAAATGAATCATAAAATAGAAAAAGTGCCAAATCCAGCGCTGGACTTTGTTCCCTTTGTGGATGAAGACGATGAGCGGTTAAAAGCAGAAGAAGCGGAGGTGGTGACAAAAATTTCAGAATTGGATTTTGTACCGTTTGTCGATTTAAAAGCGGAGCCGCTACGGGAAGAAATTATTGTTAAACCAACGCCGATGCATCTGCTTTATGAAAGTGAGCAGGAAGATCTGAAGCGCAAATCCCGGGGCCAGCAAAAAAGAAAGCCGGTTCAGGACGAAAGCAAGGCGACAGAAACCAGCGAGCAAGTTGTTGCTGAACCGACGCCGGAAGAAAAAAATACCGAATGCCAATCCAGCAACATCCAGGCACCGGAACTAAAAGAAAATCAGCCAGCGCATGTTTTGCTTGAAACGGACGAAAAAGAAGTTCTTGAGCCCAAAGTTACTGAGCCCAAAGTTACTGAGCCCGAAAAGGTCAAGCAGATGGTCGAGCAAAAAATAGAACCTGAGGCAGCGGTTGCCATTGTTGAAAAAACTGATGAAATCATAGAATCGCCAGCTGAGATAAGCGGTGCGACTGTTCAAGAACTTACTGAGGAACCGGAGATCACTAAAGATCATCACAAAAAAAACGCGCAAGAAAGTACAGAAAAAAATAGGGTCAGGACGGTTCGATCTAAAGCGATTAACAGGTATAGGATAAAAAACAACGAGGAAACACCAGTCATCAGCCTAACCACAGAAATTGATATGACCGAAATTAAGGAGCTTAGAAAGAAGATCACTAAAAAAATTGAGGAACAGGCCAGATATCGTTGCACGTATACGGATTTTCTACTCCTGGCAACCTCTCGGGCACTGGTTACACATCCGCTGATCAATGCCAGACGGGAAGACGATGCAGTGGTTGCTCACGCCCATGTCAATATGGGTTTAACCGTCGAAGCCGAACATGGATTTATTGTACCGGTGATCCCAAACACTCAGTCAATGAGTTTTGTGGAAATTGTCAAAAGCCGGGGTGATCTCTTAAAAGCCGTTAAAAACAATCACTTGCCCGAAGATCAGAACAGCACCTTTACGATTACCAACCTGGGGATGTATGGGATCCGGGAATTTACGGCAATCATCAATCAGAGCAACAGTGCCATCCTCAGCGTTGGAGAAGTGGTTCAACGGATCCGCATTCATCAGGGTGAACCGGTGGTGCGATCGGTGATGAAAATCAGCTTAAATCTGGATCAACGGGTTGCCAATGGGGTGGACGGAGCAAAATTCCTTCGCGATATCAAGGCGGACATGGAGAATCCGTCACTTTTATTGTTTTAG
- a CDS encoding alpha-ketoacid dehydrogenase subunit beta, protein MTRMTYRDAIRLGITEEMRLDQDVIFLGEDIGLYGGAFGVSKGLLEEFGEARILDTPISEGAIVGTAVGAATTGLRPICEMMFMDFITLGLDALVNQGAKMRYMFGGQAQVPMVLRLPAGSGTGAAAQHSQSLEAWLCHVPGLKVVTPSTPAQAKGLIKAAIRDNNPVCFIEHKMLYDTVGLVPLDEDYTLEIGKTVVERVGKDVTIVAYGTILGKAIEAAEFLEEEGIMVEILNPLTLYPMDMKPIIESVIKTGCLIVAHEAVKTGGVGGEIVARVVESEAFDYLTAPIIRLGGLDVPIPFNQELEAAVVPQRNDFVHGVYRLLNRE, encoded by the coding sequence ATGACAAGAATGACCTACCGCGATGCCATCCGTCTGGGAATCACCGAAGAAATGCGACTGGATCAGGATGTCATTTTTTTAGGTGAAGATATTGGTCTTTACGGCGGTGCCTTTGGGGTGTCAAAGGGCTTGCTGGAAGAGTTTGGCGAAGCACGAATCCTGGATACTCCGATTTCGGAAGGAGCCATTGTTGGGACCGCTGTCGGCGCAGCAACGACCGGGTTGCGACCAATTTGCGAAATGATGTTTATGGACTTTATTACTCTGGGGTTGGATGCCCTGGTTAATCAGGGTGCTAAAATGCGCTATATGTTTGGCGGTCAGGCCCAGGTACCGATGGTCCTGCGGCTTCCGGCTGGATCCGGTACCGGGGCGGCAGCGCAGCACAGCCAGAGTCTGGAAGCCTGGTTATGCCATGTGCCGGGATTAAAGGTGGTGACCCCATCGACCCCAGCCCAGGCAAAAGGGCTTATTAAAGCGGCAATTCGGGACAATAACCCGGTCTGTTTTATCGAGCATAAAATGCTCTATGATACGGTGGGGCTAGTTCCTCTGGATGAAGATTACACCCTGGAAATTGGAAAAACCGTTGTCGAGCGAGTTGGCAAGGACGTGACCATTGTTGCATATGGTACCATCTTGGGCAAAGCCATTGAAGCCGCCGAATTTTTAGAGGAAGAAGGGATTATGGTGGAAATTCTTAATCCCCTGACCCTGTATCCGATGGATATGAAACCCATTATTGAATCGGTTATTAAAACCGGTTGTCTGATTGTCGCCCATGAGGCCGTTAAAACCGGCGGGGTTGGTGGCGAAATCGTCGCCCGGGTGGTCGAAAGCGAAGCCTTTGACTACCTTACCGCACCGATTATCCGTTTGGGCGGTCTGGATGTCCCGATTCCTTTTAATCAGGAATTAGAGGCAGCAGTGGTACCCCAGCGAAACGATTTTGTTCATGGAGTCTATCGTCTCCTTAACCGGGAATAG